DNA from Flavobacterium aestivum:
TTTGTGGTTTTTCTTTGGCAGTATCTGGAATAAAAATCCCTGACGCTGTTTTGGTTTCAGCTGCTACTGGTTCGATAAGAACTCTATCTGAAAGTGGTTTAATGTTTAAAGTCATGATTTTATTTTTATATTATTTTTTTTATAATGTTTTGATTTCAGAAATTGTGCCATATTGTGTTAACTGACATTTTTTCTTATAAAAAATGCCAGCTTTGACAGGCTGGCATTTTATGTATTTATATAATAGATAAATTATTTTGCTGGAGTTACTGGTGCAGGCGTATTTGCTGGTACAGGTGTGTTTTGAACTGGAGCAGCTTCAGTGTTATCGATGATTTTTGAATCGGAATCACTTAAAGTTCCTGTAAAACTTAATCCTGAAAGCAAAATTAATGCAATTAATATTGTTGCTAATGTCCAAGTACTTTTGTCTAAGAAATCAGTAGTTTTTTGAACACCACCCAACATTTGAGAACCACTTATTGTAGAAGATAATCCACCTCCTTTAGGGTTTTGAACCATTATAACTACGATCAATAGAAAACATACTATTGTAATTAAAACTAAAAAAATTGAAAACATACTATTTATTGTTAATTGTTATTTTGTTGTACTATTTTAATATCCTTTATACGGTCCACAAAGAAACTACTTTTTTCTGGATATTTCAAAATTAATATTTCGTAAGCTTGTATCGCCTTTTGATATTTTTTTTGTTCTAAATATACTTTGGCCAAAGTCTCTGTCATTAAATAGGAATTGTCCTCTTTGTTGAGTTCCAGATTAGGTGTAAAAACTACTCCTGGTTTTATAGGTGGAATTTTTGGACTGGTTTCTATGAACTTATCTATTAGTTCGGCTTTTTTTCTTTTGTCTTCATCAAGAGCAGAGTCTTTTGTCATAGTATTGTCCTCTTTTGTGTTTTCTCTAACTATGGGTTGAATTCTGGAAATTTGAAGCCATTGTTGAAATGAGTGTGTTTCACTTTTAGAAAAATCCAAAGGCTTTCCAATTTCTAATTTCTCAGCAGCGGTTTTTGTTTCTTCTTGAAGTAATTCTATAGGTTCTTCCGTTGCAGGTATATAAATAGATTGCTTGGCTGAATTTACAGTTTCTAATTCTTCAAGAGTGGTTGTTGTTTTTTCTTCAACAGATACTTGCGTGGCTTCTTTGATAGAAGTGAGAATTGACTTTTCTAAAGTATTCGTATTTATTACAGGTTCTGTTATTTCTTCTTTCTGAATAATTATACTGTCTACTACAGTAATGTCAAGTAGTTCTTTTATTTTTTTCTCGTAAATCTTCTTTTGGATGGCAATAAAAGATTCTGAAGTTATAAAATCGAATAATGCAGTACGATCCGTTGTGTGTGCAGCGGCTACTTTTAATGCAAAATTATATTTGTAGCTGTTTTGATTGTAAAGTCCTTTAAGACGCAATGCTCTTGCACTCTGAAAATATGGAAATTCATCCAATACTTTTTCCAGAGCCAACGTTTGTGTTTCGCTGATTTCGTCAGGTTTATTTATTAAATAATTATAGCTACTAACGTTCATTTGTTTTAGTTTTCAATTGTTGGTTATTGTTTGTAGGTTATTAGTTTTTGGTTTTCAATGTTGGTTATTATAAATCTATACTGAAAACGACGGACTAATTACTTTAATAATTACCATTTTGCAAGCGAGGCATTGAAAATATCTTGTGTAATTCTTTCAAAAATTTCTTTTAATGCAGCATCTTTAGTTGCTCCTATCAATTGTTGATTGGCAGGGTAGTCATAATAAAACTCAAAACTTTTCTCAAAATCATCTGCCTCTTTATTTTTGTTGGTAAATCTAACGTTTACTCTAATTCTCAAACGGTTTTGTGCAGCTTGTTGATCTGCAGTTGCAGTCATTGGACTAATTCTGTAATCTGTGATTTCTCCTTCATAGGTTAAATCTCCCCCATTTTTTACTAAATGTAAATTAGTTTGATTCTGAATCAAGTCCTGTAGTGTAAGTGTAAAAGTTCTGTCAATTCCTGGTTCAATCAACTCAGAATTATTTGGAAAGAAATTTACCTGATATGTTTTTGCATCAATTTTACCCGTTCCGGTAAAGTTATATACTGAACAACTGTTTAGGATAAATGAACTAATTATTAATAAGAGGCAATGTGCTTTTTTCATAAAATGTGTAAATTCCAAATTCTAATTTGATACAAATCTCAAATGTACAAAAATCGAATTTGTGATTTTGAATTTGTTTTTTTTGCTATAAATCAAATTGTTTAATTTTTCGATATAAAGTTCTTTCCGAAATTCCTAATTCATCTGCCGCAGCTTTTCGTTTTCCTTTATTCTTTTCTAATGATTTTTTGATCATTTCGATTTCTTTCTGTTCGAGTCGCAAGATTTCTTCCTCCTCTATGGTTTCTGCCAATAGATAATTGTTGTTATCTTGTTCTTCATAATTCTGCTCAATATCAGGTGTGGTGATTAATGAAGTTCCTGGTTCTTCTTCAAAATCTATTTCACTATCTTCTTCTTTAGAGCCGTATATTTTCTTGATGAGTGATTTGTTGGCTTCCTGAACATTGGTATTGCCGCTTTGCATTAATTCTAAAGTCAATTTTTTCAAATCGTGTAAATCACTTTTCATGTCAAAAAGGACTTTATACAAAATCTCTCTTTCGGTATTAAAATCACTGTCGCTTTTTTTGTCTTTAATTACAGATGGTAAATTGTTACTGTCTTCAGTTGGTAAATACGTTTGTAAAGTTGCTGCAGAAATATCTCTGTTAGTTTCTAATACTGAGATTTGTTCGGCAACATTTCGTAATTGACGAATGTTACCGCTCCAGCGAAATTTCTGCAAAAGCAAAATAGCAGTCTCATCTAACCTTAAAGGAGGCATTTTGTATTTATTGGCAAAATCTGCCGCAAATTTTCTGAATAATAAATGAATATCGTCTTTTCGTTCTCGAAGAGGAGGTAAGTGAATGTCTACCGTACTTAAACGGTAATACAAATCTTCACGAAATTTTCCTTTTTCAATAGCTTTAAATAAATTGACATTAGTTGCAGCTACGATTCGGACATTCGTTTTTTGAACCTGAGAAGAACCTACTTTTATGAATTCACCATTTTCTAAGACACGCAACAAGCGTACTTGGGTAGTCAAAGGCAATTCTCCCACCTCGTCAAGGAAAATAGTACCCCCATTTGCCACTTCAAAATACCCTTCACGAGTGCTGGTAGCACCGGTAAAAGCTCCTTTTTCATGACCAAAAAGTTCACTGTCTATTGTTCCTTCAGGAATGGCTCCACAGTTTACGGCAATATATTTTCCATGTTTTCTGTGCGAAAGCGAATGTATAATTCTTGGAATATTTTCTTTTCCCACACCGCTTTCTCCAGCTACCAAAACCGAAATATCAGTAGGGGCAACCTGAATGGCTTTTTCTATGGCGCGATTAAGCTTTGGGTCATTCCCAATAATCTCAAATCGCTGTTTTATTGATTGAACTGTATCCATTTTGTTTTTTTCTAGTATTACACAAATTAGATGAATCTTAAAAAGTGTAAATTTTGCTAATCATTAAAACTTGTATTTTTTTGAATAACTATTCGATTCCCGTTCTTTACTGTTGTGGCTTTGTTAGCGTATCTTTTTGGATAGCAGTTTTTTCAACTTTGTGTTTAGGGAAATATGTTTTAATAACATAGAATGTTGTTCCAAAAGCAATAATAAAAGTAATTAAAACGATAAGTATATTTTTTTTAGACATATAAATGTTTTTCTTTTTTTCTTTTGCCACAAATTACACAAATTTTCACAAATTCTTTTTATATTATTAATCGTTTATGCGTTAAGGATTTGTTTTGAAAATTAGCAATAATTCCAATTTGAGAATCTGCAAGTCTAATATAATTTAGAGTTTGAGCGATATGTTCATTATTGATTTCTTTTACAGATTTGACTTCTAAAATTATTTAATTGTAAAGAATAAAATCAGCATAAAATTTATGAGGAAGAATATTTCCTTTGTATTCAATTGAAAATTCTTTTTCTCGTTCAAAAGGGATATTATTGTTCTTGAACTCTATTTCTAATGCATCTTTATAAACAATTTCCAATAAACCCGGCCCTAAAATTCTATGAACCTCCATGCAAATGCCTACTATTTTATAATTCTCTTCTTGCTTGTAATATTCCATAATTTGTGGAAATTTGGGTAATTTGTGGCTTATTTTTTTTTGACAAAGTTAAAATCTGTGTAAATCTTTTTAATTCGTGGCAAAAAAAATTAATTCATATCACTCAACCCAATCGCTTCACCTTTTAGAGTTCCAGAGGTACAGGAAGTTATTTTTACATTTACAAAATCACCTATTTTATAATTCTCTTTAGGGAAAACCACTGTTATACTTTGTGAATTTCTTCCAGAAAATTCTTCAGTCGATTTTTTTGAAACTTTCTCTACCAATACTTCTACTGTTTTTCCTATGAATTCCTCAGAGCGCAACCAAGCATGTTTTTGTTGTAAATCAACAATTTCCTGTAGTCTTCTTGCTTTGGTAGTTTCTGGTACATCATCCTCCATTTTTCTTCCAGCCAATGTTCCTGGACGTTCAGAATAGCTGTACATATAACCAAAATTATATTTCACATACTCCATCAAACTCAAGGTGTCTTGATGATCTTCTTCAGTTTCTGTAGGGAAACCAGAAATCATATCTTGAGAAATAGCACCATCAGGAATAATAGAGCGAATCTTGTCAATCAGAGCCATATATTCTTCTCTTGTGTGCAAACGGTTCATTTCTTTTAAGATACGATCACTTCCAGACTGAACAGGTAAATGTATATGTTTGCAGATATTAGGATATTTAGCAATTACATGTAAAATACTTTCGTGCATATCCTGTGGATTAGAAGTCGAAAAGCGAATACGCATTTTTGGGAAACCAACTGCAACCATTTCAAGTAATTGGTCAAAATCTACTGCAGTTGCTTTTTGCATTTCGCTTGCATTTACAAAATCCTTTTTCAAACCGCCACCATACCATAAATAGCTATCTACATTTTGTCCCAAAAGAGTGATTTCCTTAAAACCTTTGTTCCACAAATCTTGAATTTCATTCATGATACTTTGTGGCTCACGGCTACGTTCACGCCCGCGGGTAAAAGGGACTACGCAAAAAGTACACATGTTGTCGCAACCTCTCGTGATAGAAACCAATGCAGTAATCCCGTTGCTCATCAATCGAACTGGCGAAATATCACCATACGTTTCCTCTTTAGACAAAATCACGTTAATCGCATCACGTCCTTCCTCAACTTCACTTAATAAATTAGGCAAATCTTTATAAGCATCAGGACCAACAACAAGGTCGACAATTTTTTCTTCTTCTAGGAATTGACTTTTTAAACGTTCGGCCATACAGCCCAAAACGCCCACTTTCATCTTCGGATTAGTGCGTTTCACAGCGTTGTATTTTTCCAAGCGTTTGCGTATGGTTTGTTCCGCTTTGTCACGAATCGAACAGGTGTTCACTAAAACCAAATCAGCATCTTCAAGTACCGATGTTGTATTGTATCCGTTACCAGACAGTATAGAAGCCACAATTTCACTATCCGAAAAGTTCATCGCACAGCCATAACTTTCTATAAAGAGTTTTTTAGTATTCTCAGGTTTATGTTCTAGAACAAGGCTATTTCCTTGTTTACTTTCTTCAATTATCTTTTCCATAGGACATTTTCAAACCGCAAAGATAAGGTAAATGCAAGCATTATGACAAGATGTCAGCCTAAGAATTAACAAAAATTAAGAAAAGTTGAAAGTAAAGAGCAAAAGGCAAAAGCAAAAAAGACAAAGGTTGGAGTCTAAAATCAGAAATCTTAATTCTAAAATTTTTGAAAGGAGCTAATTCCCGCTTTTCGTTACAAGTCCTCGCAAAAAGGTAAAAGTTTCCAGAGTTCTGGAAAGAGCTTCCGTTGGTCGCTTTTCTAGAACAGGAAACTTTTACCTTTTTTTGCTCCGGGCTTTTCACTGTAATCGGGGCTAGAGTATTTACTATTTTTATGGAACTCGAAACTCTTTCAAGAGAAAACCATTGGCTACATTTTTAAACTCAACCAATTGATTTTGAATCCAAGTATCATCATGTCCTAATTCTTTGGCTAGTAATTGAGCCACTTTATTAGAACATTCAATTGCAGCTCGAGCATCTAAAAACAACAAACGAACCCTTCTTGCTAAAATATCTTCTACAGTTGTAGCCATTTCGTAGCGGATAGCCCAGACGATTTCGGCTAAAGTGTAATAGTAGTCAGGATGTAATTTTTCTTTTAACTCAGGTTCATTTTCCTGTAATTGTAAGATAGCGGCACTATCTGTACCATATATATACAAGTGATTTTCTAGGTCAGTTGGGCTGTTTTTTTTATTTCCATGAATAGAAAGATGATTTGTAATGCATTTACTTTTAGGTAACTGATGTACTGCAATTGTTTTGTCAACGATGTCTTCGGCAATTTTTCGATAGGTAGTCCATTTGCCACCAGTGATGGTTATTAATCCAGTTTCGGAAACAATTATTTTGTGACTTCTGGAAAGTTCTTTTGTGTTTTGTCCTTTTTTATCGGGTGCAGCCAAAGGTCTCAACCCAGCAAAAACAGATAATACATCGGCTCTGGTTGGGTCTTTGGTTAAGAATTTTTGAGCTGCTTGTAATACAAAATCAATTTCTTCTTCAAGAGCTATTGGCTCAAGACTTGGTTTCATAATCGGAGTATCTGTGGTGCCAACAATTATTTTTTCATGCCAGGGAACAGCAAAGAGCACTCTCCCGTCACTTGTTTTAGGAATCATTACAGCATAGTCACCAGGTAAGAAGGATTTGTCAAATACCAAATGAATTCCCTGACTGGAAACAATATATTTTTTATAAACAGTATCGTTCATTTTCATGATAGCATTGGTAAACACTCCCGTAGCATTAATAACCGCTTTACTTTGTAATTTATATTCTTTTTCAGATTCTTGGTCAATGGCAATTACTCCCGTGACTTTATTTTTGTCGTCTTTAATTAATTGGGTAATCTTAAAATGGTTGAGTATACAAGCCCCTTTTTCTGCTGCAGTTTGAGCCAGATTTATGGCAAGTCGGGAATCGTCAAATTGACCGTCATGGTAGATAACACCACTTCGCAGCCCTTCTTGTTCTATTGTAGGGAGTAATTCTATCGTTTTTTCTTTAGATAAATAGTTAGAACTACCTAAGCTTAATCTGCCGGCCAATAAATCGTAGAGTTTTAGTCCAATAGTATAAAAATAGCCACCCCACCAATTGTAATTTGGAATGATGAATGATTCGTTTTTAACCAAATGTCCGGCATTTTTCTCCATTAAGCCTCTTTCTTTTAAGGCTTCAATAACCAAAGAGAGATTACCTTGTTCTAAATAACGCACGCCTCCATGAGCTAGTTTGGTACTCCGGCTTGAGGTGCCTTTTGCAAAATCGACAGCTTCTAAAAGTAAGGTTTTGTAACCTCTGCTAGCGGCATCTAGGGCAGTGCCCAGTCCGTTGGCACCACCACCAATAATAATAATGTCCCAAATTTGTGATTGTTTCAGTTTTTCTAACTGTTCGATTCGATTCATTATGTGTTTTTAGTAATTAGGTCAGATTTGTATTAGTAAAATTAATTAATTAAATAGTAGGATATGATTCTGAAGTTAATAATTTGATAGGCTTCACTGCTGTTTGATTATTAAAAATGCTTTGTTTGACGATTTATATTGCTTTTAAAATGGAGTAAAGGTTAATATTTGAAAAAAAAAATTACTTTTGCGATTCAAACAAGAGCAACATGGCAAAGAATTTAGTGATAGTTGAGTCCCCTGCAAAGGCAAAAACAATCGAAAAATTTCTAGGGAATGAGTATCAGGTAGAATCAAGTTATGGGCATATTGCCGACTTGCCTTCTAAAGAAATTGGTGTAGATGTAGAGAATGGATTTACACCCAAATACGAAGTTTCATCAGATAAAAAAGCATTAGTATCCAAGTTAAAAACTCTAGCTAAAAATGCCGAAACGGTTTGGTTAGCAAGTGATGAGGATCGCGAGGGAGAAGCTATTTCTTGGCATCTTGCCGAAGAGTTGAAACTAGATCAAAAGAAAACAAAACGAATTGTTTTTCATGAAATTACCAAGAATGCTATTCTAAAAGCAATTGATAATCCACGAGAAATTGATTATAATTTAGTTAATGCCCAACAAGCACGTAGAGTACTTGATAGATTGGTGGGATATGAATTATCTCCTGTTCTTTGGAGAAAAATTAAAGGAGGATTGTCAGCTGGAAGGGTACAATCTGTTTCGGTTCGTTTGATTGTTGAGCGTGAGCGCGAAATTCAAAATTTTAATGCAGTTGCGACTTATTCTGTAGTTGCAGAGTTTGTGAACGAAGCAGGAAAAACTTTCAAAGCAAAGCTTCCTAAAAATTTCAATACAAAAAAAGAAGCCGAAGATTTCTTAAAACAAAATATCGGTTCTATATATAAGGTAGCGGATTTAGAAACAAAACCTACCAAAAAATCACCAACGGCACCTTTTACTACTTCTACCTTGCAACAAGAAGCAGCTAGAAAATTGTATTTGCCAGTTGGAATCACCATGCAATTAGCACAACGTTTGTACGAAGCTGGACTTATAACTTATATGAGAACGGATAGTGTGAATTTGTCTAAAGACGCCATGGATGCAGCTCAAGCAGAAATTATTAAATCATATGGTAAGGAATTTTCTAATCCTAGAACTTTTGTAAATAAAAGTAAAGGAGCACAGGAAGCTCACGAGGCTATTCGTCCTACGGATATGTCTCGTCATACAGTAGATATAGACAGAGATCAAGCACGTTTGTATGATTTGATTTGGAAAAGAACTTTAGCTTCTCAGATGAGTGATGCTAAATTAGAACGCACCAATGTCAAAATTGAAGCTAATAATCACAGTGAAATTTTTACTGCTTCAGGTGAGGTTTTACTTTTTGAAGGTTTCTTGAAAGTATATTTGGAAGGTCATGATGATGACGATGAAGAGCAAGAAGGAATGTTGCCTTCAATGAAAGTCAATGAAAAATTACAAAATAATTATATAACTGCAACAGAAAGATATTCTCGTGCGGCTGCAAGATATACAGAAGCTTCTTTGGTGAAAAAACTAGAGGAATTAGGAATTGGCCGTCCGTCTACATATGCTCCAACGATTTCTACTATTATCAATAGAAATTATGTAGAGAAAGGAAATCTGGAAGGTGTAGAAAGAAACTATACGCAGCTTACTTTACAATCGGGTGAAGTAGGAGAGAAGTTACTTAAAGAAAATACAGGTTCAGATAAAGGGAAATTAGTTCCTACAGATATAGGGACAATTGTTACAGATTTCTTGGTTAAGAATTTCGGAAACATACTTGATTATAATTTTACGGCAAAAGTTGAACATGATTTCGATGAAATTGCCGAAGGAAATATAGAATGGACCAAAATGATGCAAGAGTTTTACGGTAAATTTCATCCAACGGTGAAAGACGTAGAGGCTAATGCAGATAGAGAAAGTGGAGAAAGAATTTTGGGTATAGATCCAGTTTCTGGAAAACCGGTATCTGTTCGTTTAGGAAAATTTGGCCCAATGGCTCAGATTGGTGCGGCTGATGACGAAGATAAAAAATTCGCCAGTTTAATGTCGGAACAAAATATTGGTAACATTACTTTGGAGGAAACTTTAAAATTATTTTTGCTTCCTAAAAATTTAGGAATGTATAAAAATGAAGAAGTTGAGGTAAGTAATGGACGATACGGGCCATATGTACGTCACGGAGCAGTTTTTATTTCTTTACCAAGAGGCGAAGATCCATTGGATGTAACGATGGAACGTGCTCAGAAATTAATAGATGACAAAGCAATTGCAGATGCGCCAATTACTGTATATAAAGGAGAAGGAGTTCAGAAAGGGACAGGTCGTTTTGGGCCTTTTATAAAATGGAACGGTATCTTTATAAATGTAAGTAAGAAATATGATTTTGATAATTTGTCGCAATCGGATGTAGAAGCATTGATTGAAGATAAATTACAAAAGAATATCGATAAAGTTCTTCATAACTGGGAAGAAGAAGGTATTTTGGTTGAAAAAGCACGTTGGGGTCGTTCAGTAATTACAAAAGGAAAGATTAAAATTGAATTGAGCAAAGATGTTGATGCTACAAAATTGACATTGGCAGAAGTTCAAGAAATGATCGCTAAAAAAACTCCAGCTAAGAAAACACCAGCGAAAAAAGCAACAACTGCAAAAAAACCGGCTGTTAAAAAAGCAGTTGCTAAAAAGAAATAAAGAATGGAGTTTGATTTTTTAGCACCAATTGATAAGGAAATTTTAAGCTATATAGCAGGGCTGTCTTCACAACATTTGGGGAGCAAAATAGTTTTGCATACAGATGAGCAGGTTCCGGATTTAAATAAAGTTGATATTGCAATAATTGGAGTTCTTGAAAACCGAGGAGATAGAAATGCAATTTCGGACGTTGATTTAAATGAGGTTCGTAAGGAATTATACGGAATGTTTCCTGGTAATTGGAATGCGACTATTGCTGATTTAGGAGATATTTTGCCTGGGAGCTCAATTGAAGATACCTATTTTGCAATAAAGAAAATAGTTTCGGGTTTAATAAAAAAGAGAGTTATACCCTTGGTAATAGGAGGTTCTCAAGATTTGACTTATGCTCTTTACAGAGCCTATGATGACTTAGAGCAAATGGTGAATTTAGTAGCCATAGATAGTAAGTTTGATTTCGGAAAAGAAAATGAAGCAATAACATCAGATTCTTATTTGACAAAAATTATTATCAACGAACCTAATAATCTTTTTAATTATTGTAATGTTGGGTATCAAACCTATTATAATTCGCAAGAAGAAATAGATTTAATAGAAAAACTGTTTTTTGATGCCTACAGATTAGGAGAGGTGTCTAATAATATTTCTATTTCAGAGCCTGTTTTTAGGGACGCTGACATGGTAAGTATAGATTTGAATTCAGTAAAATCTTCAGATTCGGGGAACTTTGTGTCCTTTAACCCAAACGGTTTTAATGGTAAGGAAATATGTGCATTGTCAAGATATGCAGGAATAAGTGATAAAGTATCTTTGTTTGGGGTGTTTAATCACAATAATTCAAAGCAAGAATCAGTTATTATAGCACAGATATTTTGGTATTTTATCGAAGGGTATCATTATAGATCAAATGAATATCCTTTTGGAAGTAGAGAGAATTATTTAAAGTATAATGTTCCTTTAGAGTTAGAGGAAGAAGATCTTGTTTTTTATAAAAGCAATAAAACGGATAGATGGTGGATTGAGATACCTTTTATTTCAAATGGTAGCAATAAATTGAAAAAAAACACGTTGTTACCCTGTTCGTACGAAGAGTATTTGGCAGCTTGTAATCAAGAGATGCCGGAAAGATGGTGGAAAGCGCAAAGAAAGAATATTGTTTAGTCCTTCTCAATGCTGAAATTTTGATGAATTTGTGTATTTTACAATAAATTCTTAGAATATTTCAGAAAAGCTTACAAAATAACGATAAATGTGTTTTTTATCGTTCTTTTTTATCACATTAGCGATTAAATATTTTTTTTTTAAGTTTTTTAAAATTACTTTTGGTCCTGCAAATAATGACTAGAAAAGTATTGTTTATTAGATGAAAAATAAATAGGTTTACAGTCTGAATAATAATGAATAGATAACCCAAATTTTTATGAAGAAGTTCATTGCGTTTACGGCAATTTTAGCAGTGTTGACTAGCTGTGGCAGATCAAGCGACAAAGGAGAGTTGGTTGGTGTAAAAGGAGCTAAATGGCATCCTGAGAAACCTTATGGTATGACATTAGTACCTGGAGGTGCATTTATAATGGGTAAATCGGATGACGATCTTGCTAATGTAGAAGATGCCCCTACCAAAACAGTTACTGTTAGGTCTTTCTATATGGATGAGACAGAGATTACCAATAGTGAGTACCGTCAATTTGTAGAATGGGTAAAAGATTCTACAATTCGTTTTCGTCTAGCTATTTTAGCAGAAGAAAGCGGTCAAAATACTTCGGCAGGAGATTCTAAAGGAAAAGGAAAGAATGCTGGTAGTATTGGAGATTACGCTTTTAACAACTCAGATCCTGAAAAGATGTCTGCATATGATAAATATATGTATGACAACTATTATAGTATTGGGACTGATAAAGATCCTAATGCTTATAAAAGATTAAATAGAAAAGTAAAATTGATCAATGACACTAAGAAGTATCCTGATGAATATTACACAGAGGTTATGGATTCAATGTATTTGCCTTTAGAAGCATCTTACAATGGATTAAGAACTATAGACGTGAATAAACTTAAATTCCGTTACACTTGGATGGATATTCAAGCAGCTGC
Protein-coding regions in this window:
- the secG gene encoding preprotein translocase subunit SecG; the encoded protein is MFSIFLVLITIVCFLLIVVIMVQNPKGGGLSSTISGSQMLGGVQKTTDFLDKSTWTLATILIALILLSGLSFTGTLSDSDSKIIDNTEAAPVQNTPVPANTPAPVTPAK
- a CDS encoding tetratricopeptide repeat protein; protein product: MNVSSYNYLINKPDEISETQTLALEKVLDEFPYFQSARALRLKGLYNQNSYKYNFALKVAAAHTTDRTALFDFITSESFIAIQKKIYEKKIKELLDITVVDSIIIQKEEITEPVINTNTLEKSILTSIKEATQVSVEEKTTTTLEELETVNSAKQSIYIPATEEPIELLQEETKTAAEKLEIGKPLDFSKSETHSFQQWLQISRIQPIVRENTKEDNTMTKDSALDEDKRKKAELIDKFIETSPKIPPIKPGVVFTPNLELNKEDNSYLMTETLAKVYLEQKKYQKAIQAYEILILKYPEKSSFFVDRIKDIKIVQQNNN
- a CDS encoding LptE family protein, giving the protein MKKAHCLLLIISSFILNSCSVYNFTGTGKIDAKTYQVNFFPNNSELIEPGIDRTFTLTLQDLIQNQTNLHLVKNGGDLTYEGEITDYRISPMTATADQQAAQNRLRIRVNVRFTNKNKEADDFEKSFEFYYDYPANQQLIGATKDAALKEIFERITQDIFNASLAKW
- a CDS encoding sigma-54 interaction domain-containing protein; its protein translation is MDTVQSIKQRFEIIGNDPKLNRAIEKAIQVAPTDISVLVAGESGVGKENIPRIIHSLSHRKHGKYIAVNCGAIPEGTIDSELFGHEKGAFTGATSTREGYFEVANGGTIFLDEVGELPLTTQVRLLRVLENGEFIKVGSSQVQKTNVRIVAATNVNLFKAIEKGKFREDLYYRLSTVDIHLPPLRERKDDIHLLFRKFAADFANKYKMPPLRLDETAILLLQKFRWSGNIRQLRNVAEQISVLETNRDISAATLQTYLPTEDSNNLPSVIKDKKSDSDFNTEREILYKVLFDMKSDLHDLKKLTLELMQSGNTNVQEANKSLIKKIYGSKEEDSEIDFEEEPGTSLITTPDIEQNYEEQDNNNYLLAETIEEEEILRLEQKEIEMIKKSLEKNKGKRKAAADELGISERTLYRKIKQFDL
- the miaB gene encoding tRNA (N6-isopentenyl adenosine(37)-C2)-methylthiotransferase MiaB, which encodes MEKIIEESKQGNSLVLEHKPENTKKLFIESYGCAMNFSDSEIVASILSGNGYNTTSVLEDADLVLVNTCSIRDKAEQTIRKRLEKYNAVKRTNPKMKVGVLGCMAERLKSQFLEEEKIVDLVVGPDAYKDLPNLLSEVEEGRDAINVILSKEETYGDISPVRLMSNGITALVSITRGCDNMCTFCVVPFTRGRERSREPQSIMNEIQDLWNKGFKEITLLGQNVDSYLWYGGGLKKDFVNASEMQKATAVDFDQLLEMVAVGFPKMRIRFSTSNPQDMHESILHVIAKYPNICKHIHLPVQSGSDRILKEMNRLHTREEYMALIDKIRSIIPDGAISQDMISGFPTETEEDHQDTLSLMEYVKYNFGYMYSYSERPGTLAGRKMEDDVPETTKARRLQEIVDLQQKHAWLRSEEFIGKTVEVLVEKVSKKSTEEFSGRNSQSITVVFPKENYKIGDFVNVKITSCTSGTLKGEAIGLSDMN
- a CDS encoding glycerol-3-phosphate dehydrogenase/oxidase, coding for MNRIEQLEKLKQSQIWDIIIIGGGANGLGTALDAASRGYKTLLLEAVDFAKGTSSRSTKLAHGGVRYLEQGNLSLVIEALKERGLMEKNAGHLVKNESFIIPNYNWWGGYFYTIGLKLYDLLAGRLSLGSSNYLSKEKTIELLPTIEQEGLRSGVIYHDGQFDDSRLAINLAQTAAEKGACILNHFKITQLIKDDKNKVTGVIAIDQESEKEYKLQSKAVINATGVFTNAIMKMNDTVYKKYIVSSQGIHLVFDKSFLPGDYAVMIPKTSDGRVLFAVPWHEKIIVGTTDTPIMKPSLEPIALEEEIDFVLQAAQKFLTKDPTRADVLSVFAGLRPLAAPDKKGQNTKELSRSHKIIVSETGLITITGGKWTTYRKIAEDIVDKTIAVHQLPKSKCITNHLSIHGNKKNSPTDLENHLYIYGTDSAAILQLQENEPELKEKLHPDYYYTLAEIVWAIRYEMATTVEDILARRVRLLFLDARAAIECSNKVAQLLAKELGHDDTWIQNQLVEFKNVANGFLLKEFRVP
- the topA gene encoding type I DNA topoisomerase, which translates into the protein MAKNLVIVESPAKAKTIEKFLGNEYQVESSYGHIADLPSKEIGVDVENGFTPKYEVSSDKKALVSKLKTLAKNAETVWLASDEDREGEAISWHLAEELKLDQKKTKRIVFHEITKNAILKAIDNPREIDYNLVNAQQARRVLDRLVGYELSPVLWRKIKGGLSAGRVQSVSVRLIVEREREIQNFNAVATYSVVAEFVNEAGKTFKAKLPKNFNTKKEAEDFLKQNIGSIYKVADLETKPTKKSPTAPFTTSTLQQEAARKLYLPVGITMQLAQRLYEAGLITYMRTDSVNLSKDAMDAAQAEIIKSYGKEFSNPRTFVNKSKGAQEAHEAIRPTDMSRHTVDIDRDQARLYDLIWKRTLASQMSDAKLERTNVKIEANNHSEIFTASGEVLLFEGFLKVYLEGHDDDDEEQEGMLPSMKVNEKLQNNYITATERYSRAAARYTEASLVKKLEELGIGRPSTYAPTISTIINRNYVEKGNLEGVERNYTQLTLQSGEVGEKLLKENTGSDKGKLVPTDIGTIVTDFLVKNFGNILDYNFTAKVEHDFDEIAEGNIEWTKMMQEFYGKFHPTVKDVEANADRESGERILGIDPVSGKPVSVRLGKFGPMAQIGAADDEDKKFASLMSEQNIGNITLEETLKLFLLPKNLGMYKNEEVEVSNGRYGPYVRHGAVFISLPRGEDPLDVTMERAQKLIDDKAIADAPITVYKGEGVQKGTGRFGPFIKWNGIFINVSKKYDFDNLSQSDVEALIEDKLQKNIDKVLHNWEEEGILVEKARWGRSVITKGKIKIELSKDVDATKLTLAEVQEMIAKKTPAKKTPAKKATTAKKPAVKKAVAKKK